The Nymphalis io chromosome 14, ilAglIoxx1.1, whole genome shotgun sequence genome has a segment encoding these proteins:
- the LOC126773288 gene encoding carbonyl reductase [NADPH] 1-like, producing the protein MANKVAVVTGSNKGIGYAIVQELCRRGVGTVYVTSRDAKRGQEAVKNLKKEGYKPHLYQLEVTDKNSVRAFAEHLKKEHGGLDILINNAGVITADFTKTTYEDSKYVIDVNYYSILLIQEYLFPILNHNARVINMSSDCGHISNLKNKYWINRLTKPDINLEDVTAFVNWFLDSVKNGTVNGDDFAETSLLAYRISKVALCALTRVQQTVVGRGISVNSLHPGHVKTNMTKNSGFLTMEESSRAPVYLALDIDQSVKGKYFWYDKTEKEWTNPNLKLHCVYEVFIGYIRSADKKNH; encoded by the coding sequence ATGGCTAATAAAGTTGCTGTCGTCACTGGTTCCAATAAAGGCATAGGTTATGCCATAGTCCAGGAACTCTGTAGAAGAGGAGTCGGTACAGTGTATGTAACATCAAGAGATGCAAAGAGAGGTCAAGAAGctgtcaaaaatttaaaaaaagaaggttACAAGCCGCATTTATACCAACTTGAAGTTACTGATAAAAATAGCGTAAGAGCATTTGCTgaacatttgaaaaaagaacacgGTGGTTTAGATATACTCATAAACAATGCTGGAGTTATAACAGCAGACTTTACGAAAACTACATATGAAGACTCAAAATATGTAATCGATGTCAATTATTacagtatattattaattcaagaATACCTATTCCCGATATTGAATCATAACGCACGTGTTATCAATATGTCCAGTGACTGTGGTcatatttcaaatttgaaaaataaatactggATCAATCGACTCACGAAGCCAGATATTAATTTGGAAGATGTGACTGCATTCGTCAATTGGTTTCTAGATTCAGTTAAGAATGGAACTGTAAACGGTGATGATTTCGCTGAAACATCTTTACTGGCTTACAGGATTTCAAAAGTTGCTCTGTGCGCTTTAACAAGAGTCCAACAGACGGTAGTCGGTCGAGGAATATCTGTCAACTCCTTACACCCTGGCCACGTGAAGACAAACATGACGAAAAATTCTGGTTTTCTTACAATGGAAGAATCAAGTCGAGCCCCTGTTTATTTGGCACTAGATATTGACCAATCGGTCAAAGGAAAGTACTTTTGGTATGACAAGACTGAAAAGGAATGGACCAACCCCAACTTAAAATTACATTGCGTATATGAAGTATTTATAGGATATATACGAAGTgctgataaaaaaaatcattaa